The stretch of DNA ATGGCTAAAAGTCTCTTAACCATTCCTATCATTTGTAATCATAATACAATGGAATATAGTAATAATCAATAGAATGAGCTTATTTGTCACCTTTTCGACAAGCTTTAATGATTCTTCACTTGTGCTATCTAAATTCACACATTTGTGGTGAATACTTGTCATCCCGTCAAAAAAAAGTCTATAATAAGATGAAAAAATAGTTTTTGTAGGTGAAAAAAATGCTGCATGGTTGGTTTTTGTGGTTTATCATGTTCTGGGTTGTTTTTTTAGTAGGTTCATTCGCCATCGGCGGATTTTTTATGTTCCGTAAATTTTTGAAAAAGATGCCCAAAGACGACGGCAAATCAGTAATGGATTGGGAAGAATATTATGTAAATGAAACCCGTCACTTATGGGGTGCTGAAGAAAAGGCTCTACTTGAGGATTTGGTCAGCCCTGTCCCTGAACTTTTCCGCGATGTTGCCCGTCATAAGATTGCTGGGAAAATTGGTGAGCTGGCGCTTAATGAGAAAGTCGAGAAGATTACCGAGGAACTCGTCATTCGCGGCTACATACAAGCAACACCAAAAAGAGATCATAAATTTTTACGCAAAAAGCTTTTTGAAAATCGAATTGATGTTAAGCCGTACGAGCATTTATTCTAAACCGTCCATCTTGGGACGGTTTTTTATTTTTGGTAAAGTTTGTTCTACTCAAGGTGTGCTCTGTAGCTTTTCTTACCCTTTAATGATTTATTTTCAAGTCACGGGCACTATTACTCTTTTTTCTTACCGTCGAAGGATGCTTACTCCGAAAACGGGCACAATTATCATTTTTCATGACCGCAACATACTACTTTCCCGTAAACGGGCACAATAATCTTTTATTATGACTGCAACATGCTACTTTCCCCGTAAACGGGCACAATTATCATTTTTTATGACCGCAACATGCTACTTCCCCCGTAAACGGGCACAATTACATTTGACCGGCCAGCGCTCCTCCACACAAAAACGGACACAAAAGTTCCTTAATGGTATTAGTCCTATGGAAATAGGTACATTTTCAGGGTAGCAAAAAACACTGACCCAAAAGCGGATCAGTGTTTTACTAGTTTAATTTTTCTGTAACCCATTATATAGTTTCATATAAGATCGATACATCGCGATACGCCAAGGGACAATCATGCTGAACGCTAGCAGAAAGAACATTCCACTTAGCTGGCCAAAATCAATCGTGCTGCTTAAGATTGATTTAGCTACGAGGCGGACGACTAACAAGCCGACTAGTATAAAAACAAATGCCTTGGACCGTTTTAAATAAATATCATTGTCACGCACCTCAAATTTCGAGGTCTTGATGAGTAAAATAGAAAAGAGCATCCCGACGATTACGGCCTCTAAAATCTCCATTGGGGTTAATCGAAACTCTGGTACCACATACATCAAGGCCCCACTGGACATGAAAACAGGCGGTAGAATAATCTTTTTTACATTTGCAGGTTTCTTTGCGGCTTTCATACGAACAAAAAGTACAAAAAAGCCCATAAAGACTGCACCGATTGAAGAAACAACAACGTAGTTCATTGGGTTCAATCTTCCTTTATCTAATTATTTACTTACCCATTATATCTTAAATGTTAGATAATGAAAAAAATATTTCACTGTATCAGTATCCATTTTTGAACTACATTAGGTAACTTTTACAAATCACTTAGAATCCAGTAAAGCCGCCAAACATGCTTTGGAAAACAATAATAATTTTTGTCATCCAGTCAAAGAAAAGGATTACACCCATGAGAATCATAATATACCCACCGATTTTTACAATCCTGCCGCTGTTTTTGCGAATCCATTGCATCCTTCCAACAAAGAACGATAAAATTAAAAATGGGATGGCAAATCCTAGTGAGTAGGCTGTCATATATAAAACACCTGATCCAGGATTCGATCCTGCAAGAAGAATAACAGACGATAGAATCGGACCTGTACATGGCGTCCATCCAGCTGCAAAAGCCATTCCAATTAAAACGGAACCAATAAACCCAGAAGGTCGATTTTTAAATTCTAACTTCCGGTCTTTCATCAAAAATTCCGGTTTAAACACACCAACAATCATCAGTCCAAATAAGACAATAAAAATTCCGCCAAGCTGACGAATTAAATCTTTGTATTCATAGAAAAAGCGGCCGATAAAAGAAGTACCGAAACCAATCGCTATGAAAATAGCTGAAAACCCTAAAAGGAAAAATATAGTATGTAGAAGACTTCGCTTTTGAAGCATAGCATTTTCAGTTTTTAATTCCCCAACAGACATGCCCGTGATATAAGACAAAAATGCAGGATAAAGCGGTAAACAACAAGGTGAAATAAAACTCAAAAATCCGGCCCCTAGGGCTAAAAATACATTTACATCAGACATATTAACACTCCCACTATAGTCGATACTTCTTCATTCTAACAAATCTCTTCACCAAATGATAATGATTAAACATGAATATTTTGTGTCTCTAAATCCCCACTTTAAAATCTATTTACTTTTTTCCAACTAGCACCTAAAATGTTGGATATTTATTTACAAATCTCTTTGAAGTAATTTACATTATAGGTTATACTAGTAAAACAATGTCATTTTTAGTAGACTTGTATTCAACTACCACCAAAAACTAGGAGTTACTCCGGAAAGGACATCGGCCGTGGTTAAACAAGAATTAATTACCCTAATTGAAAAAAAACGTGCTGAATTAATTCAAGTCGCGATTACGAACGGCTTGACTTCCTCCGTTGCAATTCGCTATAGTCAGGAACTTGATCATCTTTTAAATGAATATAATAAAGTATTTATAAAAAAAGTTCCATCATCGGCTTGCTAAAGACAAGCTCCAACTAAAAAATACAAGAAAAAGCCTGGCAGTCAATCGCCAGGCTTTTTCTATTAATTTACGACATCCTCTAAACGTTCTACTCCCCCATTTTGCAGTAGGAACATCTTGTGATACAAACCACCCAAAGCTAATAGCTCTTGATGTGTACCACGTTCTACGATTTCCCCCTGATGAAGGACCAGGATTAAATCGGCATCCTGAATGGTTGATAACCGGTGGGCAATGGCGATAGTGGTACGACCTTTTCGCATCTTCGCCAAAGCCGTTTGTATGGCTTCTTCTGTTTCCGTATCAATATTAGCTGTTGCTTCATCTAGAACCAATATCTTCGGATTGGCGGCGATGGTCCTGGCAAATGCAATTAACTGCCGTTGGCCGCTTGAAAAAGTAGAGCCTCTTTCCACCACTTTATGACTATATCCATCATCCAGCTTTTCGATAAAGGTATGTGCCTGAACAAACCTTGCCGCTTCTTCGACTTGTTCCTCCGTCATCCCTTCATTATGAAGACGAATATTATCCTTTACCGTCCCATAAAACAAAAACGGATCCTGTAATACAAGTCCCATCTTCTCCCTTAACTCAGGTTTGGTAAACTCACGAATCGAGGCTCCATCAATCAAAATTTCACCACGTTCAAATTCATAGAATCGCATCATTAGATTAATAATAGAACTCTTTCCGCTTCCTGTATGCCCAACAAGAGCGACCGTTTCACCTGGATTTGCAGTAAAGGTAATATCCTTTAAGACATCTCTTTTTCCATCATAGGAAAAGCTTAGATTCTTAAACTCAATCTTTCCTTCTTCAATCGATAGGGTCTTCTCTTCATTTTGGACAGGAGCTAGATCTTCCTCATCTAATAATTTAAACACTCGTGAACCAGCCACAATGGCTTGTTGATACAAGGAGAGCCTCATCATCATTTGATTAACCGGTTCAAAGAAACGGTCCAAATAATTGATAAACGCATAGATGACCCCTATTTCCACACTATGCTGAAAGGAAGAAATCCCGAAATAGCTTAAGACAAGGATTAAGGCAAATATATAAATCAAATCAATAGCTGGTCGTAATAGCAAACCATCAATCTTAATGTTTTTCATCCCTGCATTGTAGTGCTTCTCATTAATTTCACCGAACTCGTTACGAAGACGTTTTTCCTGACGAAATACTTGGATAATCGACATCCCCTGCAGAGATTCACTTAACTTAGCATTCAATTGGCTGAGTCGTTCACGCATATCAAGGTAGAAACGCGAGCTTAATTTTCTATATAAGTTCATGACAAATAGTAATATAGGAAGAATAATGACACACATTAAGGCAAGTTTTACATTTAATATAAACATGGCAATGAATATTCCTGTAAGCAAAAATCCACTCTGGATAAAGGTCGCTAGAACAGTAACAAACATATCCTTAATCGCTTCTGTATCATTCGTCACTCTTGATACAATGCTCCCTGCAGGCGTTTTATCAAAGTATCTTAAGCCAAGTGATTGTACCTTAGAAAACACATCAATGCGAAGCTGCTGGATAATATATAAGGCAATCTCTTGGAATTTTACAAATTGGAAAAATAATAGAATCGCTTTGACCACTTGAATGCCCATGTACACTGAACCAAGAACCAGTAATGGTTGATACACAAGCCTCCCTGGTGTCAAATAATCATCGATAAAAATTTTCACTAAAATAGGAAGAACAATATCTCCAATGGTGGTTAATAGTAATAAAACAAAAGCAAGCCCGATTATTTTTTTATGTGGTCTGGTGTAGGATAGAAGGCGAAATAAGATTTTCCTTTGTTCACGTTCTGATAGTTGTAATTTCTCATCCATTCTAGTGCCCTCCATGCTCAACCAGCTCTTCTAGTTGCTGGCGTAAATACATTTCCTTGTACCAACCGTCAATCTTCATCAGTTCCTCATGCGTACCTCTTTCGATAATGCTTCCCTCATCCATAACAATAATAAGATTGGCATGTTGAATAGCACTTAAGCGGTGTGAAGTAATAATGGTGGTTTTCCCCTCACGATTCTCTCTTAACGATGTGAGAATCGCTTCCTCTGTCTTTGCATCGACTGCTGACAGTGAATCGTCAAGCACCAAAACCTCTGGATTCATTAATAGAGCACGCGCAATCGAAATCCTTTGTTTTTGTCCTCCTGATAAAGACACGCCGCGTTCACCAACAATGGTTTGATACCCATCCGTAAATTGAAGAATATCTTCATGAATATTGGCTAATTTTGCTGCCCTCTGGACTTCTTTCTCTGTTGCTGATGGATTTGTAAAGGCAATATTTTCTGCGACCGTTGCTGAAAATAGGAAATGATCCTGCGGGACATATCCAATCGCCTCACGTAAGCTTTCCAGTTTATACTTTGCTAACTTTTCTCCACCAAACAGAATATCCCCCTTATAGCCTTCAAACTCTCTAATCAGCAGCTTTAACAGAGTCGTTTTACCTGATCCTGTTTTCCCAACAATACCGAGTGTCTCCCCTGAAGCTAGGGAAATGAATACATCTTTCAGAATAGGTCTTATTTCCCCCGGATACGTAAATTCATCAATTTTATATTGAATATCCCCATATGGCATGACATCCAATGCTACTTCGGAATCGGTTATCTCTACCTTTTCATTCAGTAATGCTGCCACACGATCATAGGAAGCACGGCCGCGTTCCACGATGTTAAACAACCAGCCAAACGCAAGCATAGGCCAAACCAATAATCCCAGGTATGTAGTAAAAGAAATTAATTCTCCAATCGTTAACTCTCCATTTAGAACATACTTCGCACCAAAGGCAATCGAGAGGAAGAAGGAAATGCCGACAATAATGCTAATGGTCGGGTCATAGAGTGAATCGATCTTGGCCACAACAATATTTTTTTGCACTACATCTTCTGATTGCTTGCGAAAATCCTCTATATCTTCCTGTTCCTGGCCAAACGTCTTAATGACTTTGATCCCAGTGATGCTTTCCTGGGTTTTATCGTTTAAGGAAGAGAACGCTTCTTGAGCTTTATAAAAGCTTTTATGTAACATCGATCCAAACCAGCTAGTTAACATCGCCATGAAGGGCATGGGAAGTAAACAGATTAAGGTTAATTTCCAGCTGATCGTAAAGGCCATGGCAATAATAACGAAGCCTCCTGTTGAAAGGGAATCGACCAAGGTCAGCACCCCCGCTCCTGCGGTTTGCTGGATAGCTGAAAGATCATTCGTTGCATGTGCCATAAGATCCCCAATGCGGTTTTTTTGATAAAAGGACGGAGACATTTTAGTAAAATGCTGATACAAACGATTTCTTAAAATTTTACTTAGTTTGACCGCTGAACCGAAAATTCTAATTCTCCAGTAATAACGTAAGACATACATAGAGACCCCAACCGCGATAAGGACCAGCACCCACTGAAGAAGGATCCCTTTTGTCATTGTCCCCTCATTGATATGGTCAGCTACAATTCCAATAATTTTTGGCGGCACTAATTGCAGTACTGCGACAAGCATTAATAAGATAATTCCTGAGATGTATGATTTCTTCTCTTGTCTAAAAAACCAGCCTAAATTTAAAAATACTTTCATTCAACCGCCCCCAAGACCCTTAAAAGTAAAACACCTTCTATAAATAAAAAGTGATATTACGGGAAACGAAGTTTATTCCCGAGGTTTCTATTTTATCAAATATTTATAAAATAATAAACATTTTGTAAATTTGCATTTTCCGTAAAAAAAGCAATCCCAAAAGGAATTGCTAAAATAAGAATTATTCTTTTACCCATTTTCTTAACTTTAGATAACTGGTGAATCTGTTGTTGGCATTACATTTTGGACATCGAACGATTACTTCGAGATCAACATTTGTTGAGTTTCTTTATTTAGGACATTATTAACCACTTTCTTGTTTAAAGGTAATACTTGATCAGTGAACTCACAAAAAGGATACTGTTTTTTTAATTCCTCTAAATCGTTATCTCCTCTTACAATCGCTACATATTGAATATCATTTTTACAAAATAAGCATTCATTTTTACCAACTACCACGTTATCTAAACCTTCAATGACTTTCTGACTCATAGCTGTCCCACCTCCTATCCCTAAATAAATAGTTAGACATGATAGTAGGTGGTTCCTGCTACTGTAAAAAATAAAAAACCACCTTTCCGGTTTCGTTTCCGACCGAAAAAAGTGGTTTAGATATGCTTGTCCAATTATTTTGATTGTTGCTTGTTCATAGCTGACATCATTTGGTTGATCTTCTTCTGAGAAGGCTTCATACCCATTTGCATCATCATCATTTTTAACATTTGTTCATTAATTGGCGGATTTTTCTTTAAATAGCTCATCATATACTTCCGAGCAATGAAAAATCCTAGTGCTACACCAGCTACTAATGCTAGTATACCTACTAGAATGTACATACCCATTAAACTTCCTCCTTCATGTTGTCTATCATACAGTGTACTAAATAAAACGAGATAAGACAATATCTCGTTTCAATTAGATAAATTTTCTTTCTTTAATTGGCTTTAACCAACCATATCGTTGATGTTCAAGGTCAATAGCTAAAAAGGATGATTCACATTTTCTAAGCACTTCAAAAAAAGCCGTTTCTGCTTCATAGCTTCCTTGTGCTTCTACTGTTATCAAATCCTGAAACACTTCAACCTTTGCTGTACTTAGTTTTCCGCTCAATTCAATCGTGTATGCACCATGGTCAGCCTTAAACCCCTTAATTTTTCCAAGCTGCTTCTGGATTAACTGGTGAATTTTTAAGACTTCTACTCTTTTTGTGATATATGAAATTTGTTTTTTAGTTATAAATTTTAGCTCGCCAACTGCATGTTGATGTTCCTGAAAAAGCTGAAAAAATAGTCGCTCTCTTCCGAAGTAATGGGCCGCAAATTCATCTTCTATTAAATATAGCTGATATTTTCTCACTACGGTTCTCTCCTTCGTTGATTCCCCTTTTTTCTATTATAAAAAAACACAAACGAATCATTTGTCTTACTGCGGCAAAAACTTCCACTACTTTTGTCGATTAACAGATTTCTTAACAAATCTACTATGAATTCGATAGAAAATATGAAATTTCCTTTGGAAAAGTATTTTTTTCGAAAAATTGTCACAAAAAAAGGAACAGCTAAAAGCTGTCCCTGACATTTGTTGTTTATTTTTGTAACATTGCCTTCACACGGGCAACAACATTGCTTACTGTAAAGCCGTATTCTTCCATAATCTTTTCACCTGGTGCAGAAGCTCCGAACATATCGATTGCCAGCACATCGCCTTCGTCACCAGTATATTTGTGCCATCCAAAGGATGAACCTACTTCAATACCAAGACGTTTTTTCACGTTCTTTGGAAGAACGGAATCTTTGTATTCCTGAGATTGCTGTTCAAAACGATCCCATGAAGGCATGCTTACTACAGACACATGAATTCCTTCGCCTGCTAATGCTTGTTGTGCTTCAACAGCAAGGCTTACTTCAGAACCCGTTGCCAATAATAAAGCATCTGGAGTTTCTCTTTCAGATGGAGAAACTACATAGGCACCTTTAGAAACTCCCTCATATGCATTTGTATCCGTACCTTTTAATGTAGGTAGATCTTGACGAGTTAGAACAAGTGCAGTTGGCTTATTTGTGGATTCAACAGCTAACTTCCATGCTGCAGCTGTTTCGTTTCCATCTGCTGGACGAATGATGGATAATCCTGGCATAGCACGTAATGCTGCAAGCTGTTCTACTGGTTCATGAGTTGGTCCATCTTCTCCTACTGCAATACTGTCATGAGTAAATACATAGGTTACAGGTAGACCCATTAATGCAGCTAAACGAATAGCTGGACGTAAGTAATCAGAGAAAACGAAGAATGTTCCACCAAATACTTTTACGCCACCATGAAGAGTTATACCGTTCATCGCAGCACCCATTGCAAATTCACGGACACCGAACCAGAAATTACGGCCCTCATAGGAACCAGGCATATAATCTTTTGAGCCTTTAATCATCGTTTTGTTAGATCCTGCAAGGTCTGCGGAACCACCGATGAAGATAGGAAGGTTTTTCGCAATCGCATTTAACACCTCTCCAGAAGATGCACGGCTTGCTAAGCTCTTTCCTTCACTGTAAACAGGGATATCCTTGTCCCAACCAGCAGGTAATTCATTGTTTAATGCCTGCTCCAATTGAGCAGCTAGTTCAGGATATTCTTTCTTATATTGTGCAAAAAGATCGTTCCATTCTTTTTCCTTCTTCTCGCCAGTTTCAACGATAAGCTTTTGGAAGTTTTCATATACTTCCTGTGGAACATGGAAATCTTCTTCAAAAGTCCATTTATAAGCCTCTTTAGTAAGCTTTAGCTCATTAGCACCCAGTGGTGATCCATGAACACCAGAAGTACCAGCGCGGTTTGGTGAACCATAACCAATTACCGTTCTTACTTCAATCATGGTTGGACGGTCTAAATCATTTCTTGATTCTTCAAGTGCTTTTGCAATTTCCTCAAGGTTATTACCATCTTCTACACGAAGATATTGCCATCCGTATGAAAGGAAACGGTCCTTAACACTCTCAGAGAATGATTTATCTAAGTCACCATCAAGGGAAATATCATTAGAATCATAAAGAACAACCAATCTACCTAACTTTAAGTGACCAGCAAGAGAGGCAGCCTCAGCTGATACACCTTCCATTAAATCCCCATCACCGCAAATACTATATGTAAAGTGGTTGACTAATTCATAATTTTCTTTATTGTATACACTTGCTACATGGCGCTCCGCCATTGCCATACCCACTGCCATAGCGATTCCCTGACCTAGTGGACCTGTTGTTGCTTCCACACCTTCAGTATGTCCATACTCTGGATGTCCAGGAGTCTTACTACCCCACTGACGGAATTGTTTTAGATCATCCATTGATAAACTGTAACCGGATAAATGAAGCATGCTGTATAACAATGCTGAACCATGACCTGCAGATAAAACAAATCGGTCGCGGTTAAACCATTTAGGGTTTTTTGGGTTATGATTCATGAAACGTGTCCATAATGTATAAGTCATTGGTGCCGCACCCATCGGCATACCAGGATGGCCAGAGTTTGCTTTCTCGATAGCGTCAATGGCAAGCGTTCGGATTGAAGTAACAGATAAATCATCAATAGTATTAAACATGAATTACATCCTTTCTTAATCACTAGGATACTAAATACATCATTAATATTATATTGCCGATGTTTTTAATTCAACAAAAAGCATTTAAATAAGAGCCAAAAGGCATTTTGTTTCTTATTTTGACACATTAATTGTTTGTATATGTAAAAGGGAATACAAAATGTATTCCGATTTATTAATGAAGTGTATTTTTCTTTCTAGCTTTAATTTTCTCAGGTGTTACATCTTTACCTTCCGGGTCGATGAACTTTGTATTTGTTAAAGTATCAAGCATACTAGAACGGAAAGTTGCTAAATACTCGCTTCGTAGTTTAGATTGCTCTTTTGCTTCTAGTTCCGTTAATCCTGTCGATTTCGATTTTCTGGCCAACTCATTAATCCTAGCCATTTTTTCTTTTGATAGCATTAAGAACCTTCCTTTCAATTAGTCGTCTGACATCTGATTTTACTAAAAATAAGACCTTCTGACAAGGCAAAAGGTCTACTCAACTTTTGATTCTATAAATTCCTGGTATCTCCTATGTATTGTAGCTTTAGAAATAAGATAACCTAAGCCTCTAAGCGTTGCGGCAATTTCTGCAAAAGTCATGTTATTATTTCTCATCCTAACAATTTCTTCAATAGGAACTTCAATTTTATCCCTGCCTGAAGATTCTCCGAGATTTCTTAAGTTATGTTGAGGTTGATAGCCTCGATCAACCGCTCGTTTCATTCCACGCTTAATTTTTCCGTTATGAAGCTTTCGTTGGTATTCCTCCACCATACTGAC from Bacillus sp. SLBN-46 encodes:
- a CDS encoding aspartyl-phosphate phosphatase Spo0E family protein translates to MVKQELITLIEKKRAELIQVAITNGLTSSVAIRYSQELDHLLNEYNKVFIKKVPSSAC
- a CDS encoding DUF896 domain-containing protein; this translates as MLSKEKMARINELARKSKSTGLTELEAKEQSKLRSEYLATFRSSMLDTLTNTKFIDPEGKDVTPEKIKARKKNTLH
- a CDS encoding ABC transporter transmembrane domain-containing protein, with product MKVFLNLGWFFRQEKKSYISGIILLMLVAVLQLVPPKIIGIVADHINEGTMTKGILLQWVLVLIAVGVSMYVLRYYWRIRIFGSAVKLSKILRNRLYQHFTKMSPSFYQKNRIGDLMAHATNDLSAIQQTAGAGVLTLVDSLSTGGFVIIAMAFTISWKLTLICLLPMPFMAMLTSWFGSMLHKSFYKAQEAFSSLNDKTQESITGIKVIKTFGQEQEDIEDFRKQSEDVVQKNIVVAKIDSLYDPTISIIVGISFFLSIAFGAKYVLNGELTIGELISFTTYLGLLVWPMLAFGWLFNIVERGRASYDRVAALLNEKVEITDSEVALDVMPYGDIQYKIDEFTYPGEIRPILKDVFISLASGETLGIVGKTGSGKTTLLKLLIREFEGYKGDILFGGEKLAKYKLESLREAIGYVPQDHFLFSATVAENIAFTNPSATEKEVQRAAKLANIHEDILQFTDGYQTIVGERGVSLSGGQKQRISIARALLMNPEVLVLDDSLSAVDAKTEEAILTSLRENREGKTTIITSHRLSAIQHANLIIVMDEGSIIERGTHEELMKIDGWYKEMYLRQQLEELVEHGGH
- a CDS encoding YneF family protein, translated to MGMYILVGILALVAGVALGFFIARKYMMSYLKKNPPINEQMLKMMMMQMGMKPSQKKINQMMSAMNKQQSK
- a CDS encoding cytochrome c biogenesis protein CcdC yields the protein MNYVVVSSIGAVFMGFFVLFVRMKAAKKPANVKKIILPPVFMSSGALMYVVPEFRLTPMEILEAVIVGMLFSILLIKTSKFEVRDNDIYLKRSKAFVFILVGLLVVRLVAKSILSSTIDFGQLSGMFFLLAFSMIVPWRIAMYRSYMKLYNGLQKN
- a CDS encoding DUF2621 domain-containing protein; this translates as MLHGWFLWFIMFWVVFLVGSFAIGGFFMFRKFLKKMPKDDGKSVMDWEEYYVNETRHLWGAEEKALLEDLVSPVPELFRDVARHKIAGKIGELALNEKVEKITEELVIRGYIQATPKRDHKFLRKKLFENRIDVKPYEHLF
- the sirA gene encoding sporulation inhibitor of replication protein SirA, which translates into the protein MRKYQLYLIEDEFAAHYFGRERLFFQLFQEHQHAVGELKFITKKQISYITKRVEVLKIHQLIQKQLGKIKGFKADHGAYTIELSGKLSTAKVEVFQDLITVEAQGSYEAETAFFEVLRKCESSFLAIDLEHQRYGWLKPIKERKFI
- the tkt gene encoding transketolase, with amino-acid sequence MFNTIDDLSVTSIRTLAIDAIEKANSGHPGMPMGAAPMTYTLWTRFMNHNPKNPKWFNRDRFVLSAGHGSALLYSMLHLSGYSLSMDDLKQFRQWGSKTPGHPEYGHTEGVEATTGPLGQGIAMAVGMAMAERHVASVYNKENYELVNHFTYSICGDGDLMEGVSAEAASLAGHLKLGRLVVLYDSNDISLDGDLDKSFSESVKDRFLSYGWQYLRVEDGNNLEEIAKALEESRNDLDRPTMIEVRTVIGYGSPNRAGTSGVHGSPLGANELKLTKEAYKWTFEEDFHVPQEVYENFQKLIVETGEKKEKEWNDLFAQYKKEYPELAAQLEQALNNELPAGWDKDIPVYSEGKSLASRASSGEVLNAIAKNLPIFIGGSADLAGSNKTMIKGSKDYMPGSYEGRNFWFGVREFAMGAAMNGITLHGGVKVFGGTFFVFSDYLRPAIRLAALMGLPVTYVFTHDSIAVGEDGPTHEPVEQLAALRAMPGLSIIRPADGNETAAAWKLAVESTNKPTALVLTRQDLPTLKGTDTNAYEGVSKGAYVVSPSERETPDALLLATGSEVSLAVEAQQALAGEGIHVSVVSMPSWDRFEQQSQEYKDSVLPKNVKKRLGIEVGSSFGWHKYTGDEGDVLAIDMFGASAPGEKIMEEYGFTVSNVVARVKAMLQK
- a CDS encoding cytochrome c biogenesis protein CcdA, with translation MSDVNVFLALGAGFLSFISPCCLPLYPAFLSYITGMSVGELKTENAMLQKRSLLHTIFFLLGFSAIFIAIGFGTSFIGRFFYEYKDLIRQLGGIFIVLFGLMIVGVFKPEFLMKDRKLEFKNRPSGFIGSVLIGMAFAAGWTPCTGPILSSVILLAGSNPGSGVLYMTAYSLGFAIPFLILSFFVGRMQWIRKNSGRIVKIGGYIMILMGVILFFDWMTKIIIVFQSMFGGFTGF
- a CDS encoding ABC transporter transmembrane domain-containing protein, translating into MDEKLQLSEREQRKILFRLLSYTRPHKKIIGLAFVLLLLTTIGDIVLPILVKIFIDDYLTPGRLVYQPLLVLGSVYMGIQVVKAILLFFQFVKFQEIALYIIQQLRIDVFSKVQSLGLRYFDKTPAGSIVSRVTNDTEAIKDMFVTVLATFIQSGFLLTGIFIAMFILNVKLALMCVIILPILLFVMNLYRKLSSRFYLDMRERLSQLNAKLSESLQGMSIIQVFRQEKRLRNEFGEINEKHYNAGMKNIKIDGLLLRPAIDLIYIFALILVLSYFGISSFQHSVEIGVIYAFINYLDRFFEPVNQMMMRLSLYQQAIVAGSRVFKLLDEEDLAPVQNEEKTLSIEEGKIEFKNLSFSYDGKRDVLKDITFTANPGETVALVGHTGSGKSSIINLMMRFYEFERGEILIDGASIREFTKPELREKMGLVLQDPFLFYGTVKDNIRLHNEGMTEEQVEEAARFVQAHTFIEKLDDGYSHKVVERGSTFSSGQRQLIAFARTIAANPKILVLDEATANIDTETEEAIQTALAKMRKGRTTIAIAHRLSTIQDADLILVLHQGEIVERGTHQELLALGGLYHKMFLLQNGGVERLEDVVN